The DNA region CTGGTATGAGGGTTCCCTCAGGGAAGAACTTGGCAGTCACTCTTACCTTACTTACAGTGACGGGTTGCATGGCCTTAACCTGGATGGTTATGCCGTAGTCCTGGCAGAAGAGCCACTGGTCAGTCCTAATAACCAGCACCTCTATGGGGGGCGACGTGAAGTGATCCGTCAGCGTGCCCGCCAGCGCCAAGCTGGCGAGCACCAGAACAGCCGCCAACAAGCCGCGCATGTTTTAGAATAACTGATGCAAATATATTTGTTTCCCCCGTGGCCTTACACGACGGTTGAAAACTTGGTAGCGTTAAATAACAGTGAACTCCTTGACGGGGAATATTAAACCTATTTAAAGTACAATAAAAAGCTAGCTAGGTCTATTCGCTCATAGTTACAGATGTGTCGCTTGTCTTGTTTTTGCGTAGTCCATTTTCTGGCTTAGCGAGTAGTAGGGCGAGTAAGGCGAGCCCAACCGCCGCTGTGGGCCACAGCGCTGGGATGAGGGTATAGAGGAAGTGGGCCAGTGCAACTGAGATCAGCGCTATTGAAACAGCTGTGGGGATTAGGTTCGTCAGCTTGTGTGTGTACCGCATGGCGACGGCGCCTGGCATGACGAGGAGTACTGCTGGCATGAGTGAGCCGAGGGTGTAAACGCTGGCCGCTACTGCGACAGACATGGAGACTAGGAAGAGGATGTCTAACAGTCTTAGTCTCACGCCTGTGGCTTGGGCATAGTGCTCGTCCACAGCGGTGTAGAGGTACATAGTGCCGAAGACGATGGGGTATAGAGTAGCGGCGGCCAGGAAGGGAATCTGCATAATTACATCGTCCCGGGTGATAAGCACGTACTCCCCCGTTATCAGCGCGACTGGGTCTATAGTTGTTGAATATAGACTCCTCAGGGCGAAGAGGAGTATTATCGTTGCTGATATCTGCATGGACATCACCACGCCGGTGGCGACGTCCTCCCTTAGGCCGAGGCGCCCCACGGCGAGGACTGCGAGGTTGAGGAGGACGACGTAGGTCAACACCGTGGCATAGTACTGAGCGACGGACATGCCCGCGCGGACGGCGGCGAGGGTCACGGCGGCGGCTAGGGCGGCTGTCAATATGCTGTGCGCCTGGGCGTGGGCAAGAAACGTCATCCTCCTGCTCAGCGCAAGAGGGCTGTGCATGGCCAGCACCGCCGACGACAATATAAGGGAGACAAGGGGCCAGAACAGTAGCGGCTGTGCAAAAAAGGCGTGTGCAAGGGCCGCCGCCGCCAGCGCCGCTGCGGCCAACTCAGTGCGGGTGGGCATAATCCTCCGTGACGCAGACGTAGCCGTACTGCGTCTTTGCGATTCTGACATATGTGTAGACTTTTCTCAGCACCTCTTCGCTGAATACCTGGTCTGGGGTGCCGTAGGCCACCACTCGGCGGTTTAGGAGGAGTATCTTGTCGGCGAGGTCCGAGGGCATGCTCAGCTCGTGGGAGGTCATGAGTATTGTCCTGTTCTTCTTCAGCTCTCTCAGTAGTTGTATCAACTCAATGCGGCCTTGTGGGTCTACGTTGGCAAGAGGCTCGTCGAGCAAGAGCACGTCACCACCGGTGGCAAGCGCCCTGGCGATGGCGGCTCTCTGGAGCTGGCCACCTGAAAGCGAGAGGATGGGGCGGTCCCGCAACGGATAGAGGTCGACCAGTTTTAGGGCTTCTTCTGCTCTCGTTGCGGCGTCGGCTAGTTTTCTGAACTTGGCGGGTAGGTATACGTACTCCCACACAGTGGCGTTGAAGCCTCGTGCCAGCATCTGAGGGACGTACCCAACTTTTTTCGTCCTCTCCTCTGTACATATGTTGTCTACACATATCTCTCCTCTGTAGGGGACGAGGCTCAGCACGGCGAGGAAGAGGGTAGTCTTACCGGCGCCGTTGGGCCCAGCCACTAGTACGAACTCCCGGCGCGCCTCAAAGGATACGTCTTGTAGGACATACGTCCCATCTCTGATCACTGTTAGGCTCCTCACCGATAGAGACACGTCTTGTCTTTGCCATGGGTTTATAAATGCACAGCGTTGCATTTGGACCGGCGTTTTCTAGACGTCGGCGTGCATTATATTTAATACCAACTATGTGACATGGATTCTCTCAGCGGGGAGTGGGTCCGGGGTGCGTCGTGGTATCTTGAAAAGGCGCTGGAGATAGTGGCCAATTCTCCTGACCCCGTCTCAGCCGCCGACGCCGCGAGGCGGGTGCGCCCCGGGATGGGCTCGCTGGACTTCCTCTACCTGGTGGTGCGCGCCGCGGCGGAGAGGGGGCTTAATATGCGGGAGGTTGTCCGTTCCGTGGCTACTTATCTTGACGATGCGAAGAGGAGTCTAGACGTCTCGATAACAAAAGCCAGATGCCCGAGGAGGGTGGCGACTGTGAGCTTCAGCAGGGCGGTGACGAGGTTCCTCGAGCTTAAAAGGAGCTGCGTCGAGGTGGTGTATCTTGCCGAGAGTAAGCCGGGTGCGGAGTTCGCCGAGGCTCTCAGGACGTATTCGGCTTTTACAGATGTGGTGCCTATCCCTGACTCGGCGGTAGGCGCTTTTGAATACGACGCGGCAGTTGTCGGGGTCGACGGGTACTACCTAGACGCCGTCCTCAACAAGGTGGGGACTCTCCCGCTTCTTGCCGCCGCAAGAGCCAGAGGGGCGAGGACGGTGGCGGTTTTCGAGAGCTATAAGGCCGTCCCCTTGGCGAGTCCAAAGCCTCTTGAAGTAAGCGTAGAGCTGGGGGGAAGAACCACGGCGGTTCCGATTTTCGACAAGATTTCTCCCAGACTCTTCGACGAGTTTATTACAGACTACGGAATTTTCAGATCCTTAGACCCGGCAGATCTCTTCCACAAGGCTTTAGAAAAGATTTTAAACAAAAGGCCAGAGTAGAATGTGCTCTGCAGAGAGGCGGCGAGGCGGGTTGTATACAGCCACGGCAATGAAGTGTATATACACAGCGTGGAGAGGCGGGGAGGGTGGCTCGTGGCTATGTGCTACGTCAGGTCGGAGAGCCGCCGGGACGAGTGCTACCAGGTCGTGCTCAAGCTGAGGCCTGGGACGCGGTATTTTACCGGCCACTGCGACTGCCCCGACTTCAAGTACAGGGGTGGGCCTTGCAAGCACATAGTAAAGGCCAAGGTGGCGCTTAGGGAATACTTAAAAATAGCAAAGCGGGTTGAATAATGCGCTACTTCACCCTCAAGGAGGCCAACGATGTGGTGAAGGAGCTTAGGCCGCTCCTTAAGCCGGTGGTGGAGGCCGTGAGGCGTTGGGACAGCCTCAGCGAGGCGGAGCTGAGGGAGCTTGAAAACCAGATCCAGTGGCTCCTACGCGCCGCGGAGAGCGAGGGCTTTATCATAAGGGATTTGGGCAACGGGATCGTGGACTTCCCAGCATTGACCAAAGACGGTCAGTTGGTCTATCTCTGTTGGAAGGTAGATGAGCCAGAGGTCATGTTCTACCATGGGCCGGAGGGGTTTAGGGGGCGGCGCCGGATCAGGCCGGAGCTGTTTGCCTAGTCACCTCTTTACGAGCTCCGCCACCAGCGCCGCGATCTCCGCCGCTACGTTGACGCCGGTGACGCGCTGGACGTTTTTAAACTCGGGCACCCCGTTTACCTCGATGACTAAATAACCCCGCTCGGACTCCGCTACGTCTACCCCGGAGTAAAACGCCCCCACGGCCTTGCTGGCCTTAACAGCTATTTCCTCTAGCTCGGGGTCTATCTTCACGGGCTCCGCCCTGCCTCCTCGGGCTGTGTTAGTGCGCCAGTCGCCTTGGCTGATTCTGTATATGGCGGCAACAGCCCTGTCGCCCACTACCGTGACTCTGATGTCGCGGCCGGGCTTGTTTATGTACTGTTGGACTAGGAAGAGGTGCATCTGGCTGTCCATCGCCAGTCTGTGAGCTAAGAGGGTGGACAAGTCCTCTTCGGACTTCACCAAGTTTACAAGTCTTCCCCAAGACCCATCAGTGGGCTTAACTATTACGGGGTAGGCGAGCTTCTCGGCCACCGCCCTGGCCGCCTCTCTGCTGAACACTAGATACGTCTCGGGAGTGGGGACGCCTACCTCTCTCAGCTTTAAGTATGTGAGGTATTTGTCGTGCGAGATTACTAACGAAGATGCGCTGTTTATAGAAATGCCCCCGCGGTGTTCGTAGGTAAATGCTAGTGGGATTACCCTAGACCGCGCCGCTACTCTGATAACTCCCACATCCCCCACACCGTCGGGGATGTAGATCTCCTCGACGTTGACAAACCTGGGTCTCAGACCCCTGGCCTTAAGCTCGTTTAGGAGGAGTTTTTCGTCTAGCCGGGCGATGTCGTAGACGAAGTCTATTTCCCCATGTGCCGACGAATAGGTGGCATTTATAAATCTGTAGGCTAATACATGAATAGTCAACCTAATCTTTTTATTACACCTCATAGAAATTTACATGAAAGGGGCTGTCTTGATGGTGCTGAGCCTCGTCGCCGTGGCGCTGGGGGGGCTAGCCCTAGTGTCAACTCTCAGCAAGCCCTCTCTCGACTCTATTATACTAGCCAGGGACTTGGCTATATCGGCGACAGCCGTCGCCACCGGCATCGTTGCGCCACTTCTCCACAGAAAATTTACTGAGGACTCCGAGGAAAAGGTTTCTAATAATTAAATAGCCCATTTTCTCAAGCCCCCATGGATACAAGACCACTAGTATACGCCCTCAGCGCCGTTGCCATAGTCTTGGGCTTGTTATACCTAATAAGCACGCTGTCCTCCCCCTCGTTTGACCAGTTTGTATTTATAAGAGACCTCGTTACTTCGATACTTGCCGTGGTGCTGGGCGTCGTGGCTCCTATTCTGATCAGAAGGTTCAGGTCTGAATAGGCGTCTTGTTCGACGTATTTCAAAGGTAATATATAAATAAGACCTTTCACAGTCAGACCATGAGCTTCGTGGAGTTTCTGAAAAGCGTTGATGGACCTCTCCGGTTTTATCTACAATACTCCTTGAGAAAGGCTGGGACTGATCTGGAAAACCTAAGGGAAGAAGAGGCGTTGAAGGTAATTGCCAAAGTCGCAGGCG from Pyrobaculum arsenaticum DSM 13514 includes:
- a CDS encoding DUF2203 domain-containing protein — its product is MRYFTLKEANDVVKELRPLLKPVVEAVRRWDSLSEAELRELENQIQWLLRAAESEGFIIRDLGNGIVDFPALTKDGQLVYLCWKVDEPEVMFYHGPEGFRGRRRIRPELFA
- a CDS encoding metal ABC transporter ATP-binding protein, which gives rise to MSLSVRSLTVIRDGTYVLQDVSFEARREFVLVAGPNGAGKTTLFLAVLSLVPYRGEICVDNICTEERTKKVGYVPQMLARGFNATVWEYVYLPAKFRKLADAATRAEEALKLVDLYPLRDRPILSLSGGQLQRAAIARALATGGDVLLLDEPLANVDPQGRIELIQLLRELKKNRTILMTSHELSMPSDLADKILLLNRRVVAYGTPDQVFSEEVLRKVYTYVRIAKTQYGYVCVTEDYAHPH
- a CDS encoding initiation factor 2B related: MDSLSGEWVRGASWYLEKALEIVANSPDPVSAADAARRVRPGMGSLDFLYLVVRAAAERGLNMREVVRSVATYLDDAKRSLDVSITKARCPRRVATVSFSRAVTRFLELKRSCVEVVYLAESKPGAEFAEALRTYSAFTDVVPIPDSAVGAFEYDAAVVGVDGYYLDAVLNKVGTLPLLAAARARGARTVAVFESYKAVPLASPKPLEVSVELGGRTTAVPIFDKISPRLFDEFITDYGIFRSLDPADLFHKALEKILNKRPE
- the lysX gene encoding lysine biosynthesis protein LysX, yielding MRCNKKIRLTIHVLAYRFINATYSSAHGEIDFVYDIARLDEKLLLNELKARGLRPRFVNVEEIYIPDGVGDVGVIRVAARSRVIPLAFTYEHRGGISINSASSLVISHDKYLTYLKLREVGVPTPETYLVFSREAARAVAEKLAYPVIVKPTDGSWGRLVNLVKSEEDLSTLLAHRLAMDSQMHLFLVQQYINKPGRDIRVTVVGDRAVAAIYRISQGDWRTNTARGGRAEPVKIDPELEEIAVKASKAVGAFYSGVDVAESERGYLVIEVNGVPEFKNVQRVTGVNVAAEIAALVAELVKR
- a CDS encoding SWIM zinc finger family protein; this encodes MLCREAARRVVYSHGNEVYIHSVERRGGWLVAMCYVRSESRRDECYQVVLKLRPGTRYFTGHCDCPDFKYRGGPCKHIVKAKVALREYLKIAKRVE
- a CDS encoding metal ABC transporter permease: MPTRTELAAAALAAAALAHAFFAQPLLFWPLVSLILSSAVLAMHSPLALSRRMTFLAHAQAHSILTAALAAAVTLAAVRAGMSVAQYYATVLTYVVLLNLAVLAVGRLGLREDVATGVVMSMQISATIILLFALRSLYSTTIDPVALITGEYVLITRDDVIMQIPFLAAATLYPIVFGTMYLYTAVDEHYAQATGVRLRLLDILFLVSMSVAVAASVYTLGSLMPAVLLVMPGAVAMRYTHKLTNLIPTAVSIALISVALAHFLYTLIPALWPTAAVGLALLALLLAKPENGLRKNKTSDTSVTMSE